The Bacillota bacterium genomic sequence CCTGGATACCGGTACCAGGTCTGTCGTGGGTCTTGTGGTCCAGGTAGGTTCCGAATCTTCCAAAGTGCTTGCTGTTTTCCGGGAAGAACACCAGGGCAGGGCAATGCTTGACGGACAGATTCATGATGTAAACCAGGTGGCCGGGGTTGTTCTCAAGGTGAAACGACAGCTTGAGAAAAAATTAGGTTTTTCCCTCCAGAAGGCTGCCGTTGCTGCTGCTGGCAGGGCTTTACTGACAAGGCGCCAGCAGCTGGAAAGAACTATCTCGCCGTGGTATGAAATCAAAGAGGATGAAGTGCGGGGTTTAGAACTTGAAGCGATTCGTTTGGCAGAACAGTCCCTGGCGCAAAATAAGGAAAAAAAAGATAAGTATTACTGCGTTGGTTACAGTGTAGTCAGGCACCTTCTGGATGGTGAAGTGATTGGAAATCCTATAGGGCACAGAGGAAGGCTGCTTGGAGTAGATTTGATTGCAACCTTTTTGCCCCAGGTAGTGGTGGATTCTCTGATTGCAGTTTTAGAGCGGGCCGGTTTAGAAATAGAAGTTCTGACACTTGAACCGATCGCCGCTCTGGAATACATCATCCCTCCTACAATGCGCCAGCTGAATCTTGCTCTGGTTGATATAGGAGCCGGCACCTCCGATATCGCAGTTACTGCAGGGGGAAGCGTGATTGCCTTTGCGATGGTCCCTCTTGCCGGTGACGAGGTTACCGAGAAGCTGTGCAGTTTATATCTTTTAGATTTCATGGTCGGAGAACAGGTGAAACGAAAACTAAGAGAAAAAGAAGTTGTCACTTTTAAAGATGTTTTGGGGATTCGGCACAAGGTGTCGAGCGAGGAAATTATTGCTTCTTTAAGAGGAACAATCCAGGAAATAGCCCGCCGCATTGGTGAAACCATCCTTGAATTAAATCAGGGTCCTCCCCAGGCCGTGCTCTGCATCGGAGGGGGGAGCTTGACGCCCTGCCTCACGGAGGAACTGGCGCTCGTTTTGGGTCTTCCAAAGGAGCGGGTGGCGGTTCGGGGCTCCGAGGATGTACCCCGGGTGGAGGGTTTAACCCGCATCCTTGCAGGCCCGGAGGGAGTGACTCCTTTGGGAATTGCAATGATGGCAGCGCGCCCCCAGGCCCTCACCCTGAGTCAGGTTCAGGTGAACGGAAAAAGCGTGAGGTTTTTCCGGGGAGAAAAGACCACGGTCGGCGATGCTCTCCTTGCGGCAGGAATGGGATTTACGGAGTTGCTCGGGAAGCCCGGTCTCCCCCTGACAGTTGAGGTAAATGGAAAAATCAGGATCATAAAAGGGAAAATGGGACAGCCGGCCGAAATTTTTCTCAACGGAGTGCCGGCAGGTCTTGATACCCCTCTTCCTCCCGATGCTGTAATCGAAGTGGGGGAACCGGAATCCGGCCTTGATGCCACTGCACTGGTTAGAGATGTTTTGCCTCCCGATGTACCTGCCGTAAAAATATTTTATCACGGAGTCCCCAAAATACTGGAGCCCTTAATTCTTGTCAACGGAAAAGCGGCAACGCCAGATACTCCTCTTGAAGATGGCGCTCGGGTGAATTGCCGCCCGGTGAGGACGGTTTTCGAGGCCCTGGCGGCAC encodes the following:
- a CDS encoding cell division protein FtsA; amino-acid sequence: MGEMGAEPKTIFALDTGTRSVVGLVVQVGSESSKVLAVFREEHQGRAMLDGQIHDVNQVAGVVLKVKRQLEKKLGFSLQKAAVAAAGRALLTRRQQLERTISPWYEIKEDEVRGLELEAIRLAEQSLAQNKEKKDKYYCVGYSVVRHLLDGEVIGNPIGHRGRLLGVDLIATFLPQVVVDSLIAVLERAGLEIEVLTLEPIAALEYIIPPTMRQLNLALVDIGAGTSDIAVTAGGSVIAFAMVPLAGDEVTEKLCSLYLLDFMVGEQVKRKLREKEVVTFKDVLGIRHKVSSEEIIASLRGTIQEIARRIGETILELNQGPPQAVLCIGGGSLTPCLTEELALVLGLPKERVAVRGSEDVPRVEGLTRILAGPEGVTPLGIAMMAARPQALTLSQVQVNGKSVRFFRGEKTTVGDALLAAGMGFTELLGKPGLPLTVEVNGKIRIIKGKMGQPAEIFLNGVPAGLDTPLPPDAVIEVGEPESGLDATALVRDVLPPDVPAVKIFYHGVPKILEPLILVNGKAATPDTPLEDGARVNCRPVRTVFEALAALGFSESQLSRRILKVTLNGKPKEVSYYPFRIYKNRRLALLEDEINEGDELVYDSTPVFYQIKDLLQEEEGVGLAQKEIGVFVNGERITLALGGRRILKNGTEVDLEDVIEDGDEIRISSENTATPILADVFKYITIEQKSLRAAARLVMLVNGQEAQFTTPLKDGDKIRIYWKDEGQLEGSPFEKASPT